A section of the Lathamus discolor isolate bLatDis1 chromosome 6, bLatDis1.hap1, whole genome shotgun sequence genome encodes:
- the DCTN5 gene encoding dynactin subunit 5, translated as MELSEMLYNKSEYIETASGNKVSRQSVLCGSQNIVLNGKTIVMNDCIIRGDLANVRVGRHCVVKSRSVIRPPFKKFSKGVAFFPLHIGDHVFIEEDCVVNAAQIGSYVHIGKNCVIGRRCVLKDCCKILDNTVLPPETVVPPFTVFSGCPGLFSGELPECTQELMIDVTKSYYQKFLPLTQV; from the exons ATGGAGCTGAGCGAGATGCTCTACAACAAGTCCGAGTACATCGAGACG GCGTCCGGCAACAAGGTGAGCCGTCAGTCCGTGCTGTGCGGCAGCCAGAACATCGTCCTCAACGGCAAG ACAATAGTTATGAACGACTGCATCATCCGCGGTGACCTGGCGAACGTCCGGGTTGGGAGACACTGTGTGGTGAAAAGCCGCAGCGTCATCAGGCCGCCCTTCAAGAAGTTCAGCAAAGG GGtggcttttttccctctccacaTTGGTGATCATGTCTTCATAGAAGAGGACTGTGTGGTCAATGCAGCCCAGATCGGCTCCTATGTCCACATAGGCAAGAACTGTGTCATT GGCCGTAGGTGCGTTTTGAAAGACTGCTGCAAAATCTTAGACAACACAGTCCTACCTCCTGAAACGGTCGTCCCACCGTTCACGGTGTTCTCGGGCTGCCCAG GGCTCTTCTCTGGGGAACTCCCGGAATGTACCCAGGAGCTCATGATTGATGTTACAAAGAGCTATTACCAGAAGTTCCTGCCACTCACGCAGGTCTAG
- the PLK1 gene encoding serine/threonine-protein kinase PLK1, whose product MGSGRGNDRERRLNCSCPLCACAAGSPGRSRCAALSARRGMSAAGGKAVRPLGRAEPARPAARAEPARNGGSAAAAAARSEVPKVLVDPRTRRSFVRGRFLGRGGFARCYELAETESQEVFAGKVVPKSLLLKRQQKEKMSMEIAIHRSLAHRHVVGFQGFFEDDDFVYVVLELCRRRSLLELHKRRKALSEPEVRYYLRHIILGCQYLHNQRIIHRDLKLANLFLSDDMEVKIGDFGLATKVEYDGERKMTLCGTPNYIAPEVLGQKGHSFEVDIWSIGCITYTLLVGKPPFETPSLKETYIRIKKNQYTIPKHINPIAANLIQKMLRSDPATRPTIDELLNDEFFTSGYIPSRLPTSCLTIAPRFSIAPSGLEPGGRKPLTEINKGRDGPALESLPEKEDVAALRELGDAVDTHLADMLQQLTAVNLAKPSERLVVRQEEAEDPACIPIFWVSKWVDYSDKYGLGYQLCDNSVGVLFNDSTHLIMYSDGDSLQYIEQKGAESYFTVRSYPSALNKKIELLKYFRNYMSEHLLKAGANITPREGDELARLPYLCTWFRTRRAITLHLSNGTVQINFFKDHTKVILCPLMAAVTYIDEKRDFRTYKLSLIEEHGCCKELASRLSYARTMVEKLLTSKSGSAAVKPSA is encoded by the exons ATGGGCAGCGGCCGCGGTAACGATCGTGAGCGGCGTTTGAATTGCTCCTGCCCGCTCTGCGCCTGCGCCGCCGGCTCCCCCGGCCGCTCCCGGTGCGCTGCGCTCTCGGCACGGCGCGGCATGAGTGCGGCGGGCGGCAAGGCGGTGCGGCCCCTGGGCCGGGCAGAGCCGGCGCGGCCGGCGGCCCGGGCAGAGCCCGCCCGGAACGGCGGCTCGGCGGCTGCGGCCGCGGCCCGGAGCGAGGTCCCGAAGGTGCTGGTGGACCCGCGGACCCGGCGCAGCTTCGTGCGCGGGAGGTTCCTGGGCAGAGGCGGCTTCGCGCGGTGCTATGAGCTGGCGGAGACCGAGAGCCAGGAGGTGTTCGCGGGGAAGGTGGTGCCCAAGTCGCTGCTGCTCAAGCGGCAGCAGAAGGAGAAGATGTCCATGGAGATCGCCATCCACCGCAGCCTGGCGCACCGGCACGTTGTGGGCTTCCAGGGCTTCTTCGAGGACGATGACTTCGTCTACGTGGTGCTGGAGCTCTGCCGGCGCAGG TCGCTGCTGGAGCTGCACAAGCGGCGGAAGGCGCTGAGCGAGCCCGAGGTGCGGTACTACCTGCGCCACATCATCCTGGGCTGCCAGTACCTGCACAACCAGCGCATCATTCACCGTGACCTCAAGCTGGCCAACCTCTTCCTCAGCGATGACATGGAGGTGAAGATCG GTGATTTTGGCCTGGCCACCAAAGTAGAGTATGATGGCGAGCGCAAGATGACCCTATGTGGGACTCCTAACTACATTGCTCCAGAGGTGCTGGGCCAGAAGGGGCACAGCTTCGAGGTGGACATCTGGTCCATCGGCTGCATCAC GTACACTCTGCTGGTGGGGAAGCCGCCATTTGAAACACCTTCTCTGAAAGAAACCTATATCCGAATCAAGAAGAACCAATATACTATTCCCAAG CACATCAACCCCATAGCTGCTAACCTCATCCAGAAGATGCTGAGGTCCGACCCTGCCACGCGCCCAACAATCGACGAGTTGCTGAATGACGAGTTCTTCACGTCGGGATACATCCCCAGCCGCCTGCCCACCAGCTGCCTCACCATTGCTCCTAGGTTTTCCATTGCTCCCAGTGGGCTTGAGCCGGGCGGGCGAAAGCCGCTGACTGAGATCAACAAAG GACGAGATGGCCCAGCACTGGAGAGCTTGCCTGAGAAGGAAGATGTCGCTGCGCTGCGGGAGCTGGGAGATGCTGTTGACACCCATTTAGCTGACATGTTACAGCAGCTGACTGCAGTCAACCTGGCCAAGCCCTCTGAAAGACTGGTGGTGAGGCAAG AAGAAGCTGAGGACCCAGCCTGCATTCCCATCTTCTGGGTTAGCAAATGGGTGGACTACTCCGACAAATATGGTTTAG GTTACCAGCTGTGTGACAATAGCGTTGGAGTTCTCTTCAATGACTCCACTCATCTGATAATGTACAGCGATGGGGACAGCTTGCAGTACATCGAGCAAAAAGGCGCCGAGTCCTACTTCACTGTGAGATCCTACCCCTCTGCCCTCAACAAGAAG ATAGAGCTATTGAAATACTTCCGGAACTACATGAGCGAGCACTTGCTGAAGGCGGGCGCCAACATCACCCCTCGGGAGGGGGACGAGCTGGCCCGGCTGCCCTACCTCTGCACGTGGTTCCGCACCCGCAGAGCCATCACCCTGCACCTCAGCAACGGCACCGTGCAGATCAACTTCTTCAAG GACCACACCAAGGTCATCTTGTGCCCTCTTATGGCTGCTGTCACGTACATAGATGAGAAACGGGACTTCCGCACGTACAAGCTGAGCCTCATCGAGGAGCACGGGTGCTGCAAGGAGCTGGCCAGCCGGCTCAGCTACGCTCGCACCATGGTGGAGAAGCTCCTCACCTCCAAGTCTGGCTCAGCTGCTGTGAAACCCTCTGCTTAG